The Streptomyces pratensis genomic interval CGTCTCGTCGAACAGGGCGATCAGCTCACCGAGAGAGGCTTCGTACAGCCTCTCCTCGTACACGGTCCTGGGTCGCTGCTCGAATTCGTGGACCGCGAGCTTCCAGGTCTCGCGGGTCCTGGTGGCGGTCGAGCACAGAGCCAGGTCGAAGACGATTCCTGAATCGGCCAGCTTGCGGCCGGCGACGGGGGCGTCCTTCCTGCCCCGTTCCGCCAGTGGCCGCTCATGGTCGGGCTGCTGCGACCATTCCGCCTTTGCGTGCCTGAGAAGGACGATCCTGCGAGGTGTATCGGCGCTCATACACCTCAGCTTCGCACGAATTGCGCCTCCGGGCGCAGGGTGTTGACGTGCTCGCCCGCTGGGGGTGAACGACGGGCGGCGGGGTGTGTACGGGCACCTCAGGCGGGCATCAGGCCCAGGATGTGCCCGAGCAGCCGCCCGATCGCGGGCTCGCCGGCCGCCGCGTGCGCCTGTCCGGGTTCCACGATCAGCAGGAGGAGCGCGGCGAAGGCGAGGGCGGGCAGCGCGACGGCCCACCAGGGCAGCCTGACCTCGACGGTGTCCGAGGCCGGGCGGTGGCTCCGGGCGGGTGTACGGGCCGACATGTCCGCCTCCGTGGGTCCTCGGCTGTGTTACGCCGAACCTACGGGCCGGCCGGCCGCGGTCCCATCCGGTGACCCACCCACTCGACCCTGAACCTGGCCCCCTAGGGGATGGTGGGGCTGGCCCCACCATCGGGCGGTCAGGGGGAGGCGATCGTCGCGATCACGCCGATGACTACGGAGATGAGAAGCATCGTCCCGAACACGAGGAGAAGCTTCTTCTGGCCGTTCTGGGGATTCGGATCGAGCACTGGCATGCGCACAGTCTCGCATCTCAGCATTCGTCCTCGATCGTCCGGTCCCGCCCCGCGAGCATTCCCGCGACCGTCTGGGGCACGAGGAGGGCCGCCATGAGCGCGAGCGGCAGGCCCCAGCCGCCGCTGTGCTGGTAGAGCACGCCGACCAGCAACGGGCCGGGGATCGAGAGCAGGTAGCCGGTGGACTGGGCGAAGGCGGAGAGCCTGACCACTCCGGCGCCGCTCCGC includes:
- a CDS encoding SixA phosphatase family protein; this encodes MSADTPRRIVLLRHAKAEWSQQPDHERPLAERGRKDAPVAGRKLADSGIVFDLALCSTATRTRETWKLAVHEFEQRPRTVYEERLYEASLGELIALFDETSDDVQNLLVIGHNPGMHGVADALSGRADGDALARLTRDGFPTAAYAVVEFSGSWKGLEHGVGKLVEYWTPND
- a CDS encoding SGM_5486 family transporter-associated protein; protein product: MPVLDPNPQNGQKKLLLVFGTMLLISVVIGVIATIASP